The window CTTCTCACCTAGCCACTTGCAGTATCACTGCTTCCCTCACCCAACCGTTCACGATGTTGCCATTGGTCTACTTCAATCCATGACAAAAAAAAAAAACACCTACAAATTCAATGCAACACACAACCCTCAATATCCACAGATCGAAGTGGAACGACAACACCGCCCACTCTCCTTCCTCTGGGCAAGTGTTCAACATTTTGTTACGGAGTCGCTAAAGCAGAGGGCCAATATGCACTTGGAACTGCTTGTTATCATGAGGAGCATCAACTTCTCTATGCCATGGACGACAAACAAGCTTCTACTAAAGCTAGCAATTAGGAGAAAGATGCAAGGTTCTAGTGAGCGTGGCGATGCAGTGGAGCGTGTGTCCATTTCACTTGCACAtcatgacttcagtcaactctaatatgcagagtacctCTGAGCGTGACTCCTCTAGCTAAGCACATACAGCCATGCAACGTGAGACTCGGGCTAGTTGTTACATAGAGATATCGACGTGTGAGATCATCCGTAGGAGCAGCCGGCCTTCTAGGTATATTCAAACAAAACCCATGTCTCGCCGCCACCGCCCACGGGCTCGGCAGCGGCTCTGCCGCTCTGggtgctggtacgccgttgggccaACCTCCGATGCAGCAGGTGATGCTTGTAGTCAAGACGGCGCGCGAGCCAGCCGTGGCTTCTCCAGTTCTCCTGCCAtggacgtgcatgcatgcgattaAGCAGCAAGCATGTGTCGAGTGTCGACCGGCCGCAGCTGCTACTGTTTCATACGTCGCCAAGTTCAGCGCTTATTCCTCGGCCGGTAACGCCATCGGCCGTGGCGTTTGTGCAAACGCAGCAGAGTTTGGCGTTTCAGACTGCCACGTCGGCAGGCCAGCAGCGTGGGAAGGTTTGGCGTTTCTACTTAGGGTCGAAATGCCACGGTTCTTGGAGTTTCTGAAAAGGGTCATATCATGAAATAAAATCTGAAGAAGTTCATTTTGTGCTAAAATTTTCTGGcaaggtcaaaacagtgatttcaacgagtgactactcaaatatttgtttttttagagatttcaaatggactggcacatacggatgtatatacatattttagagtgtagattctctcattttgctccatatgtagtcacttgttgaaatctctagaaagacgaatagaatatttaggaacggagggagtacacatatgaagcaaaatgagtgaatctacactctaaaatatgcccgtttgaaatttgtaaaaatacaaatatttaggaacgaaggagtataattttgtgcatggcacatggacccggatgatgaagaggcttttggcaatgctatcaagcttccatcatttctttacataattgacgtactatacaaataattttccagcgagacatgaaattgtacaatggtgcgaGCTTTCAtcaatgctctttcggaaacaataaaaaaccaacttccttgctaatgcatgtcaattattagcatatcagagctaataattaatacatcacaactgaagacagagttgtgagaaggtgttaaattaaaattgatccatgctttcgttGGCAGcatcgtccccccagctctgtctaaatcaacaaggcatgttggcaaAACtgagagtgactactcaaatatcacTGTTCTGACCTTCTCGACGATCTTTGTCACGAACTGAACTCGACATGAAGGTATTTCACAATCTGATCCTTTTAGAAACGCCACAGACCACGACGTTTCTGCTTCACATAGAAACGCCGAGCTAGCTAGCGTTGCTGCTCCACATGAAAACGCCGAGGTATCTCGCGTTTCTTCTCCACATGGAAACGCCAACCGCTTTGGCGTTTCTTCCCTACATGGCAACGCTTCTGGCTTTGGCGTTTCATATGTGGCATAAAAAAATAGTACCAACTACCTGCAAGAATTgatgaatgcatgcatgcatggttccTGTAGCTAGCTAGTGGTAGTGGCCTTGCATGCACGAGTTGGTGGGTGTGCTGGCGCCTCCTGGCCAACAATGCCTCTAGCCCACACGCTCAGTCTCTTCTTTTTTTTAACAAAGTTCTCTTTCTTACTCTCCGGTCTTCTAGTCTGAAGACGTATAGGAgctagtgcatgcatgcatggatgggTTGTTAAGTGCTAACTGCTGCCTGAATTGACCGGACAGAGGTGCTCGATTTCTTTACCGTACTCTACTCCATCTCTCTACCTGTCCTATTCAAGCTAGCTCGCCAGCTAGAAACGCCAAAGTTAATGGCGTTTGGGCCTGGGAAGGAACGCCAGGCATATTGGCGTTTCTATGTGGAACAAAAGCGCGAGATATCTCGGCGTAGCAGCAACGCTAGCTAGCTCGGCGTTTCTATGTGAAGCAGAAACGCTGCGGTCTATGACGTTTTTAAAAGGGTCAGATTGTGAAATACTTTCATGTCAAGTTCACTTTGTGACAAAAATTGTTGAGAAGGTCAGAACAGTGATTTCGGCCACAGATGGAGTACTATTTAAGTAGCTTGACACAATCATAAGCTAGCAGGCTAACTAACTCAAGTTTTTGGGAAAAGCCAAGCTGGAGGCCACATACCATCCCGCGTCCCCAGCATGGATGCCGCTGATGTCTCCAACGGCAGCGGTGCTACTGTCTGGTCTCTCATGTTGTAGACACCAGAGTCGAGAAAGGGATTCTCACGAGTCCACTTCATAAGCAAGTCCCGGTTGGATATGGTGATAATGCTACCTTTGGTCAGAAAGTAAATGCAATCTTGTAGAATTCCGGTGCCGGCAGCGGCAGGGACCGACTGGGAGCAGCCTTGGCTGACAAAGAGCGCACACCCCATCAACGTACTGACAGCCCTCcaccgtccacggccgcagctcAGGTCTGAGGCCTCGAAGACATCAAACCGGTAAGTCCGTTGCAGATCTATCCCCGTGTCACCCTTCCATGTCTGATATATTGATGGCACACGTGTCATTCGTTTCACCCTCAGTAGCTGATCGCCGGACACGACGAGGTAGTCTCGACTGACATAATCATCATCGTTCCATATATGGACCCGCATGCCAGTGCCATGATGATAATCATCGTTGTTCCATAGATTGTCGAGGTCGTAATAATCATGGCTGGGGGTCGGGATTTTGCGTATGCAGCAGACGTTTGTGATCTGCTGATCGCCGGTGTCCAAGACATGCAGCTCCTCTTCTCGGGTGAGGACGTACAGCTTCCCTTTGAAGAGTGCAATGTCGGCGATGGAATTGTGTGCAGGCGGCCACCACTCCATGCCTGTTGGGCTGGCCCCCGCTGGCAGGTCGCCGCCGCCGTGACCGTGAGCATAGACGGAGACCCTTGAATCGCGCAGAACGGCGACGAGGTGAACGGACACCACGGCCTTGCTGATCTTATCTGTTGAAAACCAGAACGGTGGCTCAGGGAGAGTGACGGTGGCCGCGGAGAACGGGCTCGCCAGGGAGAACCTGCCGTCGTCGTGCACGAGGAAGAGCGCACCTCCGGTCGAGACTCCATAGTAGACATCGTCCGGGACGACGGGCAAGCGGTGAACGGCGCCGTCGGGGAGGCTGAGGAAGGTGCCGTCGGGGAGGGCTAGCCAggggagcggcggcggcagcgggtgcTGCAGCCTTGCGCCCGAGCGCCACGCGCGGCAGACGGCTGGTAGGCGGACCCGGTCGGCGTGCGAAGGCAGCCGCAGGAGCACGAGGCCCAGCAGctctgccgggagatccggccacgGAGAGCGGCGGCGGCAAGAGCCAGACGCGGCCATCGAGATCGTTAATTAGGGCTAGATACGTGACGTCTCCCTGCTGCACAATTTCTTCCCTTGTTTGAATCGTCGGATATGCACACGTTGAGATTCACGCATAGCTAGCCCTGCATATAACCGACTAATAACCGCAAAAATAACATTTTGCACACACAGGTAGTAGTCATCGTAGGAAGAGAATAACGATGCTCAAAAGTACATTTTGTGTTTATTCGCAGTAACAAAAGGATGtacataaatactccctccgttaagATTTTTTGCAATTTAATTTATTAAACTACAAAACGTCGtccatttgtttacagagggagtattaattgAAGTGGCATTCAAAGTTCAAACTATGCTGAGAGTCGCGGCAAAGTACTCGGCAACATATTTACCGAGAGTCGCGGCAAAGTACTCAACAACATATTTATGAAAATACTTTTTTTCCTGACAGTAAATATTTGGCGAGCTCCCGCAGAAAGCGTACTCGGCAAACTATTTTTGAAATGTCTTTTTTTCTCTCTGGTAGTAACTGTTTGGCGAGCTCCTCTCCGACCTACTCGGCAACATATTTAGGAAAATACAATTTTCCCCTGGAAGTAAATGTCTGCCGAGATCCTTGCCGCTACAACTCGGCATAGTTCTTTGGATGTACTCAGGTCTAGCCACGTGTCAAGTACTGTTGTAGCTTAAGTCAAATTAGGCTCGCTTGTTTAATGGCGAGCTCGCTCAAACTCGACTAGTTTGCACCCCTAGAAAACACCTTGGTAGGATTAAATATCGCCCTTGCACAAATATGTCTTCCCAAAATGCACACAGTAAAACTTAAGCACCTTTCACTTGTAAAATGTATTAAAAAAATAGGATTACAAAGGTGAATATTATATTATTAAAGTTTTTCTCATTTGAGACCAAAATTTAACCTGCTCTTCTTAGACAGAACCATTACATTTTTTAGGTGTAAACAGAGCCATTATCGACTACCTCTGTGCGTGATCCTAGTCTAATTATCTCAGTTGCAGGTGCCTAAAGGATGATCTTTTTTTTTTACAACACCTAAAGGATGATCATAGTTAAGAGCAAAACTCAGTAACACAGTGATCATGATTCAGGGGCTAGTAAGACTCCCAAGTTTGTTGTGCTTCAGGTGAAAAGGAGATCGTTCAAGCACATAACATAGACACACGACTTGCTATGACGAACGAATGCACTATCTAACACATCCCATATAAGATCATCCATAAGACTTTTGAGGTGTACACAATCATGGTAATAAAGATAAAACACAGTAGCAGATCGCTATGGTAAAAGTCATGAGAAGCACCCAGGCTGGGTGGGATGACAGAGCTCCAGCAGAACAAGTGAGGCATATATATATGCGAGAACCGAACCTCCAACGCAACAGAACAGAAGAAAACCTGGTGGGTTGATCACACAGCTTCAGGAGGGAAGAACCATGTGGGCCGCCACTGTCCAACACGCTGCAGcggtgctgctgctgcctctgacaTCAACGGCGTGATTGTGCCGTCCCTCATGCTGTACACACCAGAGTCGCAAAGAGGATTTGCAGAAGAGGTCGGCCAGACATAGTCACACATGAAGTAGATGCAATCCTCGTCGTATCCACTGCATCCCACAGCAGGCAGGCACTTGGAGCCATGTTGGCCAAGAAAGAGCGCATGGCCACCCAACTCAGTGGCCTTTCTCCATCGACCGGGGCTGGTGTGCAGGTCTGCCTCAAAGACCTGAAATGCGGCAGTACATTTATGTTCAAAGACATCGTAGCTTGTCGAACTTGGCGTGCAGCGAAACCATCTTGCCACCAGCAACAGTTTACCACCACATTCAACAAGATATGGTTTTACCATGTACTCCTCTGCTATGGACAAATGTTGCGGTGTTCCACCTATATCACCCAAAGAGTAAATTATGCAGCTGATGGATGAAATGGTACGGTCATTGCCCAAATCAATGATGAATAGCTGCCCGAAGCGACCCCATGCGTATAACTTCCCGTTGAAGAATACGACATCACTAAGGAACAATCGTGGATCCTTATTATCTCTGAGCGAGGCAGTAGCAATTGGTGGCTGGCTAATACAAAGTGTATGGAAACAACCATCGTCCATGATTAGTGCAACGACAGGGGAATGAGGTGACGAGTCCAGGGGAGAGGGCACCACCAACTTATAGAAAATTGGTTTACGGTCAGAGTGGTAACGTATCTCACACTCCCAAACAGCCACTAGATTAGGAAGCTCCAGTGCGGTCTTGgagaaaggattcatcaatgagcaCATATTAGCATTGTTAATGAGGAATAGCCAGTTGTCAATGGAGCCTTGGCAACAAGCACCTTCTGGTACAGGTATGCGGTGAATTTCACTACCTGGAATGCTGAGGAAAGTACCGTCTGGGAGGGTGAGCCACGGGAATGGCAGAGGAAGGGGCTGCAACATACTATTAGAGCGCCAGGTGCGACAGACTGCTCTTAGACGAACACGGTCAGACAGGGAGGGGAGGTACTTGAGAACAAGGCCCAGGAGTTCCGGCTGAAGATCTGACCAATGGCGATACATTGCAGCCTCCATCATACAAGTCTACAAGAGAAGACATAGGGTTCATAGTTAAACAGAGTAAGAACTGCAACTAGCAATACATATGCTTCTTGCACCATTCTAAGACCAAAGGTCATCAGCTCAATTTTATTAGAAAGCTGAAGAAGTTCAGACTATTTTGAAAATATGAAGATTCTGGGGAACCATAAATCCATCACAGAAAAATAAACTAGCAAAATTACATTCCCCATGCTAGCCTTGCACTACACACTTAAGCTTCTTGCACTTGGTAATAACAGCTGCAGTAGACAGTACACTAAGCACCATTTACTTGTCATCATAAGTCGTAACTGCAAGTCTGCAACTAAGATTAGACAGTATACTAACCACTATTTTTCTTGATAATGAGGTGGATGACTATGACACAAAAGATAATTCTCTGATTCCTTTTCCTCTAACTAGAAACGCCAACAGCAGCAGCCTGAGCATAACAATTTTGGAGGAATCATGTTCCCAATTTCTAATGTGTAATGTCCCAGTGTTAATGACACAGTTACAGCACAGATTACATTTTCGTTTTGTGTAGAAGAAAAAGCAGAGGAGGGCATTCTGTAAAGTAAAATTTGTAGAGAAAAAGAACTACCATCTTATTAAATTACAGACTGAAACTGAAACAATGCCTGCGCATTCCATCAGAAGCCAAGTATATCACTGAATAATTTACTTTACATCAGATCAAGACTCTGTTAGCAAGTGTAGATGAACTAAAAAACAAATGTCGGTCAGGTAAAGAGCAATTTGAAACATCTCAAACAAGTACTACATATCACTAAACATGATTTATCAGGTGTAATAAATCTACCAAACGAGAAGAAATAGCaatttcacccgcaaaaaaacaaaggaaatagtaatttggTCAGGCAAATTAAGTGGAATCTGCAAAAGAGATGCCATTTGTTTTCAGGGCACGGCGAAACTTACGCCGGTGCTCATCGGAGGCACATGTTCCTAAGCATTTGTGGTCTACAACAGGTAAAATTTCCATCTCTAAGCACGGATCTACTGGAGGAGACAAGGTTGGCCAGGTACAGCGTCGATCCGCCCAACCAACATTTCCATCTCTAAGCACGGATCTACTGGAGGAGACAAGGTTGGCCAGGTACAGCGTCGATCCGCCCAACCAACCAAACTAACCCCTGACTAGAAATGGCGAGCAGGTGGAGGATCTGAGGAGCTAGGGCTTACAGCTTACTCCTGAGGTCTTCCTAATGGCCTCGCCTGCGAGGGAATCGATCCGGCGGCAGGAAGCGCCCGGGGCTTGGGAATCTCCGGCGAGGCGCACATCGGCGGTGAGGTGGGGATTGGGACCTGGCTGAGAGTTTGGGGTTTTTTAGGGGCGCCCCTTATGTCTCGCTTTAAGTGAGCACAGGGGCAAGCCTCGCGTTGGGGGGAgcccagatgggccggcccagccgcgcaGGAGGCCGCGGCcttttttttttttcatttttctgttcttgttttttcctttatttttgtaCTTCTCTTTATACTAAAATATTAtacatctttccctaataatatggGCGACGCTACGCGTCCACCGGCGGATCCGCGCGATACATCCGCCACCTCGATGACCGTTCGATTTACGCGCGTGTAGCCGTCGATCTCCTGGCACGCGGCTCGGTCGCCTCCCCCACTCATTAATTCCTGAAACAACGGTCGAGTTGCAGAAACAAGCGCTTTGTCCCGGCCCTGACAGACCCGCGCCTCGCCTTCTCGACACACAATTCCCGAAACAACAAACCAGTTGCAAAAACAACGGCCGCATTACAGAAACAATCCTGAAACAATGATCGCGTTGCAGAAACAATTCCTGAAACAACGGTCGTGTTGCAGAAGTAATTCCTGAAACAACGCTTCATGTTGCAAAAATTTGGAGATTGCCGAAACAATTCCTGAAACAACGGCCGCGTTGCGCCGCCCGGCGAGCTTTCTCCGGCGCCTCCTTCCTTCCTCTGCTCCAACTCGTCACACCTCTCCTCTTGCTTGACctgcctcactctctctctcacctccttctccttctcttcaCAGGAAACCATGCCAACCGCCGCCGATTGCTTCGCCTCCAGTTGCTTTCCCGACGAGCTCGGGCCAGATCCGGCGCCCAGTGCAGGAGAGATGTGGGCGGTGGGGCGACCATTTTCCTGGTGTGAGCGGAGGTGGCGCCTGGCTTCGAACACCCCGTCCAATCTGCACCATGAGAGAGATACGAGAGAATAGAGTCATGGGCTGGGCGTTGCTTGAGAAATCGAGGGAAGGTGGAGACGTGCGTTGGACTCACATGGACACGTGTTGCACAGCGAAGGCGACGGACGCGAAGTCTCTTTTCAGCCGGTTGATGCTGAGTCttttcctaataataaagcacagattgactccgtgggttcaccgtcataaTACGCCTTCTTCacatgtcataatacgcttttacgatttgtatagacaaaatggtaatataaacgaggtggtactaatttaatTTTATGGAATTTTTATCCATCGTCTAGGAAAATTTTGTCCCAAGGCCGCTACGCGCCCAACAGGCTGGGCCTCTCCGCGCGCTACCTGGGCCACATCGTCAAGATGGAAAAACGATTCCTGATGGCCGACTCCTGCAACCGACAGGGCAGAAAAAGAATGAAAACTAATCCAATCCAATCGTGAATCAAACTCCCAACCTCGGCTTCCATCTATGGGGAAGTAGCCAGCCGCACGGTACTATAGTAGAGACACGATAAATCCCactcaaaaaagaaagaaaagataaCATAGAGGCAAGGAGGGGACAATCCAGACGCGGCGGATCGACGGTCGGCGGGGTGCTCGTGCTGCCGGCGACGAACACACCACatagaggcaggcagggaggggtCGGGGCGGTGATCGAGGTAGACTATGTCGGCGGCGGCTGCACATAGTGACTGGCGATCAGGAGGGTGTGGTGGCTTGTGTTGATGGGGACGACGGATCCAGAGTGGAGGCCAGATTCAGACGCGGCGGATGGCGGGGTTCGTCGGTCGGTGGGGTGCTGGACGCTGGTGCTGCTGGCGACGAACACAACACAGAGCAGAGGAACTCAGGTACCAGCAGCATAGTCCGCCACCAGCTTCTCTCTTTCCATGTCGCGGACAGCCGCAGACTTTGCGGTTGGGCACGTACTGAGGACTGGAGGAGCGCACGCATGCTGCGGTCGTTTAGGACCCCACACCGGCACGTTGCCGGGACCCGGGACACTTGCGGAGCTGGCCGACAAAGGCACAGTACTGTGCGAGCACAGCCGCGCGGCCCTTCTCGATGGCGGTGGAGCCGGCGTCGGCGAAGGCGTACATGGTGGCCATCTGAATCTGGTAGTGGTATATGTGATCCTGTTGAGGATGGACAAGGGATGTACTGACGCCTGACAAGACATCGACGGCCAGCATTGTATACGGGTTTAACTCCATGCAATCAAGTTGAATCGTTGAATCGGTGACGAATAGTTTGCTTGGTAGCTGCTTGTGGATTCTCCCGATCAGAGAGAGTAGGCTCGTAGTACGAGTTACTCTGTATTTTCATTGGACGCAGGCATACGCGGGATATTGCGACGCCCGCCGGACAATGCGGCGTGTCCGCTTGAACCCGTTTGTGATGATGCAGTCAGTCCAGTGGCAGCTTTGCGGGTTTTTGTTTGACGGAGCGGCGGGATGACCCGTCCATCTTGCAATCTGACGCAAGGGCGCGGCAGGCGCTgctgcaggatgcgggaggagctgTGGCATGTGGTCGCTGCGCTGCGGAGACGTGGAGGTGGATTGAATTGGTCTTCCCTGACGAAGACAATCTTCATGCTACCTGATGAAGACTGCAGCTATACCTGCATGAGTGCGACCCACAAAAAAATGTAGATGCACATTTCTTTTGCGGGAAGAAAAAATTTAGATGTACATGTATACACAGGACGCTCTTGCTCTTAATGAAAAAACTAACTACACACATGAGTCTTTGTTTTGCCACAAAGATAATCCTATTTCGGGTACAATGACCAACCAAGATCATGTAAAAAATAGACTTTGTGTCAGGAAATTAAATAAACTCACAATGACAAAATAATTTTTCAATTTCTCTAAGAAAAAAAAAATGAATTTGAGGTAACCTAAAATGATTATTAGCCTCCTTAGATTTCCTCAGTTTAAAATTGTACCAGCATAATAAGGTTTGAAAAAGCAGAAATTTTGTTGGAAATGTCATCAATGAGATTTTGTATAGTAAAAAGCTCTCTTATTTTGTGCACAAAGACTACAACTAACATGCTAAAAAAACGACACTAGCAGTAGATACTCTATAGCTATAAATCTATGTATGAAATAATGCATGTCTTAGTAACTATTTTTGGCACTATTAATGTTGAATTGTAAATTAAGCTTTCACTGCTTATGCTATTAGTGCTTCACCATATTGAAATGATGGGCATGTACGCGTGGAGTGTCTTAAACAATTATTATTACGCCAAGGATTttatttctcccgttgcaacgcacgggcatgttgcaGTACAGCTCAAGGCAGACCATAGATTACATGGCTAAGCAGCCCACCTGTTTTTTGTAATTGTTCACTCAAGATAGTGCATCATATCTCCAAATACTTCAAGGTCAATCTAAATGAAATTCAGAACTACATACGACAGAATTACCTGCACGGGAAGATCATGAAATAATCTACATAAAATTCAGATTGGTTGAGCTACCTCGTGGTAGGACTGGAAAATCAATAGTTACTATGTGAGGCTCTTCCCTGTCATATCTTCCATGATCTGAACCACCGAGTTTCAGAAGCTCATAATTATATGCCAGATCGCTCAATCCTGATGAAGAAAAATTCAACAGTTAATTGCATTAAAGTTTCTGATACAACAGCATGTTATACAAAAGTGAGTTAAATGAAGCActacatgttagagcatctccagccgcgcccccaacaaggccccccaggcgatttttcggccgccggcgccaaaagatcggcccagtcgcgcctccaggggcccatttttcgccggctcgggccgaaattggcgccggcggatccaacccgaacccggcgcgctggggggcgctcgggggcgccgggcgaatcattttttgGCGAGAAAGCGCCGTGGGCCAGCCGCATCAGCGACACCGTCCGCCTCGTCTTCTCCCGACGCCTCGGTtttccgcggggaatcaatggcatggCTGTTGCCGGTCagctttgccattgattcctcacggacgACGCatcacggggcggcgcgccgacgcgcgccgacgcctcccctccctcggacGTGTACACACGGACGCGGCTATATATGGCCTCCCTCGCCTGCGTTGAGTGCCACCTCTccacctctcccgagcgccgccgccgagctcttcTCCCCACCCCAGCCCTCCCTCTTCCACCGATCTCTTCTCCCCAGCCACTCCTCTCCCCGATGGCCGAgcgtttccccggagacgaggcgacaGCCAACGGCTTCGgtcgccgttcgctccgcgaacaggagtcctggctcctgttccaagcgaacatcccggcgccgccggacatgcgcgtcgggccgacgggctggaggctcagcaatgggggagtgcccattccctcgTTGCCCGACGCCGTTACCAAGCCATCTTACTTCACCGACGAGGTCGAGAGCGcacgcgcctccctcaccgacgtcgagctctccctcccccagtacgccgccaacaaccacgcggcttgggcggtGCACTTTGAGCGCCGCCAGCAGCGgcggctggcgtccaccaacggggctccggtggtcggcggcctgaagaacagcgaggggcgccacctctggtggggcgtccccgg is drawn from Triticum dicoccoides isolate Atlit2015 ecotype Zavitan chromosome 4A, WEW_v2.0, whole genome shotgun sequence and contains these coding sequences:
- the LOC119287744 gene encoding uncharacterized protein LOC119287744 gives rise to the protein MMEAAMYRHWSDLQPELLGLVLKYLPSLSDRVRLRAVCRTWRSNSMLQPLPLPFPWLTLPDGTFLSIPGSEIHRIPVPEGACCQGSIDNWLFLINNANMCSLMNPFSKTALELPNLVAVWECEIRYHSDRKPIFYKLVVPSPLDSSPHSPVVALIMDDGCFHTLCISQPPIATASLRDNKDPRLFLSDVVFFNGKLYAWGRFGQLFIIDLGNDRTISSISCIIYSLGDIGGTPQHLSIAEEYMVKPYLVECGGKLLLVARWFRCTPSSTSYDVFEHKCTAAFQVFEADLHTSPGRWRKATELGGHALFLGQHGSKCLPAVGCSGYDEDCIYFMCDYVWPTSSANPLCDSGVYSMRDGTITPLMSEAAAAPLQRVGQWRPTWFFPPEAV